One Cedecea neteri DNA segment encodes these proteins:
- the alsS gene encoding acetolactate synthase AlsS, which produces MNNKKPLRQWAHGADMVVSQLEAQGVKHVFGIPGAKIDKVFDSLNDSPIELIPVRHEANAAFMAAAVGRITGKAGVALVTSGPGCSNLITGMATANSEGDPVVALGGAVKRSDKAKLVHQSMDTVAMFSPVTKYSVEVPSSDAIAEVVSNAFRAAEHGRPGSAFVSLPQDISDGPATGNILPANGSVKAGAAPDAAINDVAKLISQAKNPVFLLGLMASQQENSAALFHLLEKSHIPVTSTYQAAGAVNQQHFARFAGRIGLFNNQAGDRLLQLADLVICIGYSPVEYEPAMWNTGDATLVHIDVLPAYEERNYVPDVELVGDIASTLDKLTARIEKPLILSPRASEILVDRQHQRELLSRRGAQLNQFALHPLRIVRAMQDIVNDDVTLTVDMGSFHIWIARYLYSFRARQLMISNGQQTMGVALPWAIGAWLVNPGRKVVSVSGDGGFLQSSMELETAVRLGANVLHIIWVDNAYNMVAIQEEKKYQRLSGVNFGPVDFKAYADAFGARGFAVESAEALEPTLRAAMDVNGPAVVAIPVDYSDNHLLMSQLHLSQIL; this is translated from the coding sequence ATGAATAACAAAAAACCTTTGCGTCAGTGGGCGCACGGCGCTGACATGGTGGTCAGCCAGCTTGAAGCTCAGGGCGTGAAGCACGTCTTTGGGATTCCTGGGGCGAAGATCGATAAGGTTTTTGACTCCCTGAACGACTCGCCGATTGAATTGATTCCGGTTCGCCACGAAGCCAATGCGGCCTTTATGGCTGCAGCAGTGGGGCGCATCACCGGGAAAGCGGGGGTGGCGCTGGTGACTTCGGGCCCCGGCTGCTCAAACCTGATAACAGGCATGGCAACTGCCAACAGCGAAGGCGACCCGGTTGTGGCGCTGGGCGGGGCGGTAAAACGTTCCGATAAAGCCAAGCTGGTACACCAAAGCATGGACACCGTGGCGATGTTTAGCCCGGTGACGAAATACTCAGTAGAAGTGCCTTCTTCCGACGCCATTGCCGAGGTGGTTTCGAACGCTTTCCGTGCCGCCGAGCATGGCCGCCCCGGTAGCGCCTTTGTCAGCCTGCCGCAGGACATCAGCGACGGCCCGGCAACCGGAAACATTTTGCCCGCTAACGGATCGGTGAAAGCTGGTGCCGCGCCGGACGCCGCTATTAACGACGTGGCGAAACTTATCTCGCAGGCCAAAAATCCGGTATTCCTGCTTGGGCTGATGGCAAGTCAGCAGGAAAACAGCGCGGCGCTGTTCCATCTGCTGGAAAAAAGCCATATCCCGGTCACTAGCACCTATCAGGCCGCAGGTGCGGTGAATCAGCAGCATTTTGCTCGTTTTGCCGGGCGCATTGGGCTGTTTAATAACCAGGCCGGTGACCGCCTGCTGCAGCTTGCGGATCTGGTTATCTGTATCGGCTACAGCCCCGTGGAATATGAGCCGGCGATGTGGAATACCGGCGATGCGACGCTGGTACATATCGACGTGCTGCCCGCATATGAAGAACGTAACTACGTGCCGGACGTCGAGCTGGTGGGCGATATCGCCAGCACGCTGGACAAACTCACCGCCCGCATTGAAAAACCGCTGATTCTTAGCCCGCGAGCATCTGAAATCCTCGTGGACAGGCAGCACCAGCGTGAACTGCTGAGTCGCCGGGGTGCACAACTGAATCAGTTTGCTCTCCACCCGCTGCGTATCGTCCGGGCGATGCAGGACATCGTGAACGACGACGTGACGCTGACCGTCGATATGGGCAGTTTCCATATCTGGATCGCCCGTTACCTCTACAGCTTCCGCGCGCGTCAGCTGATGATCTCTAACGGCCAGCAAACCATGGGCGTAGCGCTGCCGTGGGCCATTGGCGCGTGGCTGGTGAATCCGGGCCGCAAAGTGGTTTCGGTATCCGGTGACGGCGGTTTCCTGCAGTCCAGCATGGAGCTGGAAACGGCGGTGCGCCTGGGCGCTAACGTGCTGCACATCATTTGGGTGGATAACGCCTACAACATGGTGGCGATTCAGGAAGAGAAAAAATACCAGCGTCTGTCCGGCGTGAACTTCGGGCCGGTGGACTTCAAAGCTTACGCGGACGCCTTCGGCGCGCGAGGCTTCGCGGTGGAAAGTGCGGAAGCGCTGGAGCCGACTTTACGCGCCGCTATGGATGTGAATGGTCCAGCGGTGGTAGCGATTCCGGTTGATTACAGCGACAACCATCTGCTGATGAGTCAGCTGCACCTCAGCCAAATTCTTTAA
- a CDS encoding (S)-acetoin forming diacetyl reductase, with the protein MKKVALVTGAGQGIGKAIALRLAKDGFAVAVADYNAKTAKEVADEINRNGGRALEVTADVSDRDQVFAAVEAARKGLGGFDVIVNNAGVAPSTPIEEITPEIVDKVYNINVKGVIWGIQAAVKAFKAEGHGGKIINACSQAGHVGNPELAVYSSSKFAVRGLTQTAARDLAPLGITVNGYCPGIVKTPMWAEIDRQVSEAAGKPLGYGTAEFAKRITLGRLSEPEDVAACVSYLASADSDYMTGQSLLIDGGMVFN; encoded by the coding sequence ATGAAAAAAGTAGCACTGGTTACCGGGGCCGGTCAGGGGATCGGGAAAGCTATTGCCCTGCGTCTGGCTAAAGACGGCTTTGCCGTCGCCGTGGCGGACTACAACGCTAAAACCGCAAAAGAAGTGGCGGACGAAATTAACCGCAACGGCGGTCGCGCGCTGGAAGTGACTGCGGACGTGTCCGACCGCGATCAGGTTTTCGCCGCCGTTGAGGCTGCCCGCAAAGGACTGGGCGGTTTTGATGTCATCGTCAACAACGCAGGCGTGGCGCCGTCTACCCCTATCGAGGAGATCACCCCGGAAATCGTCGATAAGGTCTACAACATCAACGTGAAGGGCGTGATTTGGGGTATTCAGGCCGCGGTTAAAGCTTTTAAAGCAGAGGGTCACGGTGGGAAAATCATTAACGCCTGTTCCCAGGCCGGCCACGTGGGTAACCCGGAACTGGCTGTTTACAGCTCCAGCAAATTTGCCGTGCGCGGCCTGACCCAAACCGCAGCGCGCGACCTGGCGCCGTTGGGCATCACCGTGAACGGCTACTGCCCAGGGATAGTCAAAACGCCTATGTGGGCCGAAATCGACCGTCAGGTGTCCGAAGCCGCAGGCAAACCGCTGGGCTATGGCACCGCCGAGTTCGCCAAACGCATCACCCTGGGGCGTTTGTCCGAGCCGGAAGATGTGGCCGCCTGTGTGTCTTATCTGGCCAGCGCGGACTCCGACTATATGACCGGGCAGTCGCTGCTTATCGACGGCGGGATGGTCTTTAATTAA
- a CDS encoding Hcp family type VI secretion system effector, whose amino-acid sequence MAIPAYLWLKDDGGADIKGSVDVQDREGSIEILGFGHGLYLPTDNSTGKITGTRVHAPLTFEKEFDSSSPYLYKAVARGQTLKSVEIKWYKINYSGQEEEYFNMLLEGVKVISICPMMHDCKNPATEKHNHLEAVSLRYEKITWKHCDGNIIFSDSWSER is encoded by the coding sequence ATGGCAATACCGGCTTATTTATGGCTGAAAGATGATGGTGGGGCAGATATCAAAGGCTCTGTCGATGTTCAGGATCGTGAGGGAAGCATTGAGATACTCGGGTTTGGTCATGGCCTGTATTTGCCCACAGACAACAGTACGGGGAAAATTACCGGCACACGCGTACACGCTCCGCTAACGTTTGAAAAAGAATTTGATTCATCGAGTCCTTATCTCTATAAAGCCGTCGCAAGAGGGCAGACGCTAAAGAGTGTTGAAATAAAATGGTACAAGATTAACTATTCCGGACAGGAAGAAGAGTACTTCAATATGTTATTGGAAGGCGTAAAAGTCATTTCAATATGCCCGATGATGCATGACTGCAAGAATCCGGCCACCGAGAAACATAATCATCTGGAAGCCGTGTCGCTGCGCTACGAGAAAATTACCTGGAAACATTGCGACGGAAATATCATCTTTTCTGATAGTTGGAGCGAACGATGA
- a CDS encoding DUF2778 domain-containing protein has protein sequence MIRCTFHLNGGALSTLSCPGVGFFPAYSGTGASRNNPDDIAVKNIGPLPPGQYYIVIRGTGGIVTSINDSIASVISGSDRSIWFALYRNDEQIDDFTFIDVVERGHFRLHPAGYKGTSEGCITLPRLSDFMLLREALLKTPKIQVSASLSAFGTVQVY, from the coding sequence ATGATCCGCTGCACGTTCCATCTTAACGGTGGGGCGCTAAGTACATTGAGCTGCCCTGGGGTTGGATTTTTCCCCGCCTATTCAGGTACGGGAGCATCCCGCAATAATCCGGATGACATTGCAGTAAAAAATATTGGTCCACTTCCACCGGGGCAGTACTACATAGTCATCAGAGGTACTGGTGGTATAGTGACTTCGATCAATGATTCAATTGCATCTGTAATCAGTGGTTCAGATCGTTCGATCTGGTTTGCACTTTACCGAAATGATGAACAAATTGATGATTTTACCTTTATAGATGTGGTTGAAAGGGGACATTTTCGCTTACACCCAGCAGGATATAAGGGGACCAGCGAAGGATGCATTACTTTACCCAGATTATCTGATTTTATGCTTTTACGTGAAGCATTGCTTAAAACGCCCAAAATACAGGTTAGTGCCTCACTTTCAGCTTTTGGTACAGTGCAGGTATACTGA